The nucleotide sequence TCATCACCAACCTATGTGAATGTAATGCATAAGTCATAATATTTGAATGCAAATCCCTACAAGGccctaaaacaaaaacaattgaatGGAAAAAGAGTATCCGAGGGGGGAAAGAATAAAGAAAAGATGAGCATATGAAAGATATTTTTGACCAGCAGAGGACGACGTTCACAAGCGGCTCACATTTTAAGAGTGAAAAAGAGCCATATCAATCTAATAGTTTAATCTTCTCCAGACAACCAAGAAACATCCATGTTGCGTAAAGGTTGTCGTCGCACACATTTCCACCATGTATGACTGAGTGAACGCGTGCACGCCCGATCGGTGCGATTGATTGCGAAGCCGGCATGACCCCATCTCATTGCACCGTGTTGTCTAtatgacttcaggaagtgtgttGGACCAGGCCCTGGAAAGCCTTTTGCATCGCCTGCGGGGACTTTGCGACAACGTGGAACCGTCCACCTTCACTGACCACGAGCTGGTTTACCTGCTGAAAGGCCAGCAAGGTAACCCTTTCATCCTGCGCGCTCGCCGCTCACTGTCCCAGCCGGCAGCGCCGTGGCACCTGCGCTACCTGGGCCAGCCGGAGGTGGGGGACAAGAGCCGCCACGCGCTGGTGCGCAACTGCGTGGACGTGGCCGCCTCTCACAGCTTGCCTGAGTTCCTCAACGAGATGGGCTTCCGCATGGACCACGAGTTTGTGGCCAACGGGCATGTTTTCCGCAAAGGCGCCATGAAAGTAGCGGTCAGCAAGCTATCGCGAATCCTGGTGCCCGGCAACACGGAGAACACAGAGCGCCTGTCGCTGTCTTACTTGGTGGAGCTGAGTGTGTTGGCGCCCGCCGGCCAGGACACGGTGTCAGAGGACATGCGCACTTTTGCCGAGCAGCTCAAACCTCTGGTTCACCTGGAGAAGATTGACCCCAGCAAACAGAGACATTGAAGCGCCTCGCCAGTTGACACCCACACGTGAAATCTCGTGTTTATTTTCCCCCTCTAAGCCACACGCAGTGCGCCTTGTGGTGGACAGGACAACATGCTTCATTTTGGGAGCCTCTGCCGACCCACAACAAACGATGGATGCTTTGCTGCTGCCAAACATTTTACTCAAGTGGCTTTGCACATCAAAACAATTTTGGGCTCACTTACAGTGTGAGCAGCGGTTCTCCAAACGGTGACAGTTTAGAGTTTCCCGACCCTTAAGTCAAGGCGCCCactttaaataaatttaaaaaaaaaagactgtaatCATGATTTTGGATCCACTTGCTTGGTGTGAAATGTGGCCAATGGTTGTGACATCTTTAGAGATCTGCaaataaagtcccaatgattgtcacacacacatctgggtgtggtgaaatttgtctctgcatttaacccatccccgtgtgattttgatccatcccctgggggagaggggagcagtgagcagcagcggtgccgcgctcgggaatcatttg is from Syngnathus scovelli strain Florida chromosome 9, RoL_Ssco_1.2, whole genome shotgun sequence and encodes:
- the med18 gene encoding mediator of RNA polymerase II transcription subunit 18; protein product: MEAPPVTVMPVTGGTINMMEYLLQGSVLDQALESLLHRLRGLCDNVEPSTFTDHELVYLLKGQQGNPFILRARRSLSQPAAPWHLRYLGQPEVGDKSRHALVRNCVDVAASHSLPEFLNEMGFRMDHEFVANGHVFRKGAMKVAVSKLSRILVPGNTENTERLSLSYLVELSVLAPAGQDTVSEDMRTFAEQLKPLVHLEKIDPSKQRH